From a region of the Enterobacter sp. JBIWA008 genome:
- the ymdB gene encoding O-acetyl-ADP-ribose deacetylase — MKPQIEIIHGDITTMHVDVIVNAANPSLMGGGGVDGAIHRAAGPQLLEACKTVRQQQGECPPGHAVITLAGNLPARAVIHAVGPVWHGGDQHEASILEEAYRNCLRLAADNGYKTMAFPAISTGVYGYPKASAATIAVETVYRYLSLKPLPEKVIFVCFDDDTTHLYQRLLTQRRQELES, encoded by the coding sequence ATGAAACCGCAAATTGAAATTATCCATGGCGATATTACGACAATGCACGTCGACGTCATCGTCAATGCGGCCAATCCATCCCTGATGGGGGGCGGCGGCGTGGACGGGGCTATCCACCGGGCTGCCGGACCGCAGCTGCTGGAAGCCTGTAAAACCGTGCGGCAACAGCAGGGCGAATGTCCTCCCGGTCACGCGGTGATTACGCTGGCGGGCAATCTGCCTGCGAGAGCGGTAATTCACGCCGTAGGGCCGGTCTGGCATGGCGGTGACCAGCACGAGGCGAGTATTCTGGAAGAGGCTTACCGGAACTGTCTGCGACTGGCCGCTGACAACGGTTATAAAACGATGGCGTTTCCGGCCATAAGCACCGGCGTGTATGGTTACCCTAAGGCCTCTGCCGCAACGATCGCCGTTGAAACTGTTTATCGCTATCTGTCGTTAAAACCTTTGCCAGAGAAGGTGATTTTTGTCTGTTTCGACGACGACACCACTCATCTTTATCAGCGGCTTCTGACTCAGCGCAGACAAGAGCTGGAGAGTTGA
- the mdoG gene encoding glucans biosynthesis protein MdoG codes for MKHKQQMMKMRWLGAAVVLSLYTSSALAFNIDDVAKQAKSMAGKSYEAPKSNLPSVFRDMKYADYQQIQFNHDKAYWSNIKTPFKLEFYHQGMYFDTPVAINEVTATAVRKIKYSPDYFNFGNVQHDKDTVKDLGFAGFKVLYPINSKDKNDEIVSMLGASYFRVIGAGQVYGLSARGLAIDTALPSGEEFPRFREFWIERPKPTDKRLTIYALLDSPRATGAYRFVIMPGRDTVVDVQSKVYLRDKVGKLGVAPLTSMFLFGPNQPSPATNFRPELHDSNGLSIHAGNGEWIWRPLNNPKHLAVSSFAMENPQGFGLLQRGRQFSRFEDLDDRYDQRPSAWVTPNGDWGKGKVELVEIPTNDETNDNIVAYWTPDQLPEAGKEMNFKYTITFSRDEDKLHAPDNAYVMQTRRSTGDVKQSNLIRQPDGTVAFVVDFTGQDMKKLSPDTAVAAQASIGDNGEIVENTVRYNPVTKGWRLTLRVKVKDPKQTTEMRAALVSNDQPLSETWSYQLPANE; via the coding sequence ATGAAACATAAACAACAGATGATGAAAATGCGTTGGTTGGGTGCTGCAGTGGTGTTATCACTGTATACCTCATCGGCACTGGCCTTTAACATCGACGATGTCGCAAAACAGGCAAAATCGATGGCAGGCAAGAGCTACGAAGCGCCAAAAAGTAACTTGCCCTCCGTTTTCCGCGACATGAAGTATGCGGACTATCAGCAGATCCAGTTCAATCACGACAAAGCGTACTGGAGCAATATTAAAACCCCGTTCAAGCTTGAGTTTTATCATCAGGGTATGTATTTCGACACGCCTGTTGCCATCAATGAAGTGACGGCAACAGCGGTACGTAAGATCAAATACAGCCCGGATTACTTCAATTTTGGCAATGTGCAACACGACAAAGATACGGTGAAAGACCTGGGCTTCGCAGGCTTTAAGGTGCTTTACCCGATCAACAGCAAAGATAAAAACGACGAAATCGTCAGCATGCTTGGTGCCAGCTATTTCCGCGTTATTGGCGCGGGGCAAGTGTACGGGCTTTCTGCCCGTGGTCTGGCTATTGATACCGCGCTGCCATCAGGTGAAGAGTTCCCGCGTTTTCGTGAGTTTTGGATTGAACGTCCAAAACCAACGGATAAACGTCTGACTATTTATGCGCTACTGGATTCCCCGCGTGCAACCGGTGCCTATCGCTTTGTGATTATGCCGGGTCGTGACACGGTAGTGGACGTGCAGTCCAAGGTTTACCTGCGTGATAAAGTGGGCAAACTGGGCGTTGCACCACTGACCAGTATGTTCCTGTTTGGGCCGAACCAGCCGTCACCGGCAACGAACTTCCGCCCGGAACTGCATGACTCCAACGGTTTGTCTATTCATGCCGGCAACGGTGAGTGGATCTGGCGTCCGCTGAATAACCCGAAACATCTGGCGGTTAGCAGCTTCGCAATGGAAAACCCGCAAGGTTTTGGCCTGCTGCAGCGTGGTCGTCAGTTCTCCCGCTTTGAAGATTTGGACGATCGCTATGACCAGCGTCCAAGCGCCTGGGTCACGCCAAACGGTGACTGGGGTAAAGGTAAGGTCGAGCTGGTAGAAATTCCAACCAACGATGAGACCAACGATAACATCGTCGCTTACTGGACACCGGATCAGCTGCCGGAAGCCGGTAAAGAGATGAACTTCAAGTACACCATTACCTTCAGCCGCGACGAAGATAAGCTGCACGCGCCGGATAACGCGTATGTGATGCAGACTCGCCGCTCAACGGGTGATGTGAAGCAGTCTAATCTTATCCGTCAGCCTGACGGTACCGTGGCATTTGTCGTGGACTTCACAGGCCAGGATATGAAGAAACTGTCACCGGATACCGCCGTTGCCGCTCAGGCAAGCATCGGGGATAACGGTGAAATCGTTGAGAATACCGTGCGTTACAACCCGGTAACCAAAGGCTGGCGTCTGACCCTGCGCGTGAAAGTGAAAGATCCGAAACAGACCACTGAAATGCGTGCTGCGCTGGTCAGTAACGATCAGCCGCTGAGTGAAACCTGGAGCTATCAGCTACCTGCCAATGAATAA
- the mdoC gene encoding glucans biosynthesis protein MdoC — protein MSTTPTEREYFLDSIRAWLMLLGIPFHISLIYSSHTWHVNSQMPSWWLTLFNDFIHAFRMQVFFVISGYFSYMLFLRYPLKRWWKVRVERVGIPLLTAIPLLTLPQFIMLQYVKGKAENWPNLSLYEKYNTLVWELVSHLWFLLVLVVLTTVSLLIFSRLRQHLSTRADTFFANVTMGKLSALFLLLGIAYAAVRRTLLIVYPPILSDGLFNFVVMQSLFYIPFFLIGALAFIHPKLKSLFVTPSPWCALGASLAFAAYLLNQRYGSGDAWMYETESVITMLLGLWMVNVVFALGHRLLNFKSSRVTYFVNASLFIYLVHHPLTLFFGAYITPHIASNTLGFFTGLVFVVGVAIVLYEIHLRIPLLRFLFSGKPQAKAS, from the coding sequence ATGAGCACAACACCAACAGAACGTGAATATTTCCTCGACTCGATCCGGGCCTGGCTGATGCTATTGGGGATCCCCTTTCACATTTCACTGATTTACTCCAGCCACACATGGCATGTGAATAGCCAGATGCCCTCCTGGTGGCTGACGCTGTTTAATGACTTTATTCACGCCTTCCGTATGCAGGTGTTTTTCGTCATATCCGGCTATTTCTCTTACATGCTGTTTCTGCGATATCCGCTCAAGCGCTGGTGGAAAGTGCGCGTAGAGCGCGTGGGGATCCCCTTGCTGACCGCAATTCCACTGCTGACGCTGCCTCAGTTCATTATGTTGCAATACGTCAAAGGCAAAGCGGAGAACTGGCCGAATCTGTCGCTGTACGAAAAGTATAATACGCTGGTCTGGGAGCTGGTGTCTCACCTGTGGTTCCTGCTGGTCCTGGTGGTGCTCACAACGGTGAGTCTGTTGATTTTCAGCCGTCTTCGCCAACATCTGAGTACAAGAGCCGACACCTTTTTCGCCAACGTTACGATGGGTAAACTGTCAGCGCTCTTCTTGCTGTTGGGAATTGCCTATGCCGCCGTGCGACGGACGCTGCTAATCGTCTACCCACCGATTTTGAGCGACGGATTATTTAATTTTGTGGTGATGCAGTCACTGTTCTACATTCCGTTCTTTTTAATCGGCGCGCTGGCCTTTATTCATCCGAAGCTTAAATCGCTGTTTGTCACCCCGTCACCGTGGTGCGCGCTGGGGGCAAGCCTCGCATTCGCGGCCTATCTGCTGAATCAGCGCTACGGCAGCGGCGACGCCTGGATGTATGAAACGGAAAGCGTGATCACTATGCTGCTGGGCCTGTGGATGGTGAACGTGGTATTCGCACTGGGCCACCGCTTGCTGAACTTTAAGTCCAGCCGCGTAACTTACTTCGTTAATGCGTCACTGTTTATCTATCTGGTGCATCACCCGTTGACGCTTTTCTTCGGGGCTTACATCACACCGCACATTGCCTCCAACACGCTGGGCTTCTTTACCGGGCTGGTGTTTGTTGTAGGGGTGGCGATCGTACTCTACGAAATCCATCTGCGGATCCCGCTCCTGCGCTTCCTCTTTTCAGGAAAACCGCAGGCAAAAGCCTCATAA
- a CDS encoding type 1 fimbrial protein, protein MNNYFSRLVSGLGLVVSALSIPAYSATVVDGGVIHFRGAIVATPCEVAPRKQKIAMSCPNNNRMQTRMISYEEALNGKVSDSNLAMLNMKYLNPEKTLAVVEIQYR, encoded by the coding sequence ATGAACAACTATTTTTCTCGACTCGTGTCAGGTCTGGGTCTTGTCGTTTCTGCTTTGAGTATCCCGGCTTATTCGGCCACAGTTGTTGACGGTGGTGTTATTCATTTTCGCGGTGCCATTGTCGCCACCCCCTGTGAAGTCGCTCCCCGGAAGCAAAAGATTGCAATGTCATGTCCAAATAATAACCGTATGCAAACACGTATGATCAGCTATGAAGAGGCGCTTAACGGGAAAGTGAGCGACTCAAATTTGGCAATGCTCAATATGAAATACCTTAATCCTGAAAAAACGCTCGCGGTTGTCGAAATCCAGTATCGCTAA
- the csgC gene encoding curli assembly chaperone CsgC, which produces MNTLILLAALSSQITFKTSQQENMTTIIPQVTLAQSCDCQVQIVSLREGQGGQSSSRQQNTLFIPANQTIDLMRLSLNISAGDTVKIVVTVSDGKSLHLSQQWSPAERSL; this is translated from the coding sequence ATGAATACCTTAATTTTACTCGCCGCGCTTTCCAGCCAGATAACCTTCAAAACGTCACAGCAGGAAAATATGACCACTATTATTCCTCAGGTCACTCTGGCGCAATCGTGTGATTGTCAGGTTCAGATTGTTTCTTTACGAGAAGGGCAGGGGGGACAAAGTTCTTCCCGGCAGCAAAACACACTATTTATACCCGCTAATCAGACGATTGATTTAATGCGCCTGAGTTTAAATATAAGCGCGGGAGACACGGTAAAAATCGTTGTCACCGTTTCAGACGGTAAATCGCTACATTTATCACAACAGTGGTCGCCAGCGGAACGTTCGCTATAA